acctatagtaaattcattgtatttagtggttatgaccTGCTATAACACGTAACATCATGTACCGCAGCGAGATCTtgccttcaagacagatgtacataacataaactttgaattcatctcaaataagtttagcttacataatacacacacttgaagctaagctttagtatgtttcttttactaaaattcaacttttattactaaaatcttattatttatttttttcaacctaattcgacAAGAAAACCCAAACAATGCTATTTTCATATGAAGTGAATCATTGTTGGCAGGTTAAtggaagttgtctgacctttgGTAGACAACTAGACATTTAGTATGAAGGGATTGCAacccaactttgctactggatTTACAATATCATAGTTTTACACGAGAACCGATGAAATCAGAGAAattggtcatcgtgtctctttcaggcaaATGTGCAAATATTTCGACGAAGAGCATTTTGGAGtcttgttattttgacgtacgcAATAGGCACGCCGGACTGCCTATACTACCTATAGTGCCGGACCGGTATGTATAGATACATAGACCATAGCGTCAACCTGCATATTGAAGAAGTGATGGAAGAACCAACCTTAGCACTTGTGATATTTCCGTACTGTGAGAACTCCTTACGAAGCCGCTCATCATCGATATTATCATCAAGGTTCTTCACATACAAATTAACACCCTGATATCGGTTAATTCTCTCCATCTTTAGCCTTTCAAATCTGTCTCTCAGTTCTGCCTGTCTCTCTGCTTTTTTTTGTGCTCGCCCGACATACAGTTTACGACCCTgcaagtgagaatatgttagtTCTAATAAGCCAGTTAGTCATCTGTAGCCATGTGGATTTAATAAACTAAAACATGAATGCGGGACGATAACGACTGGCCATCCATGGAAAAACCTTGTGATCTATTAATAACTAATCttttaaaagcattttattGAAGATTTTAGCAAGCTTAGTATGGCTACATGATACAATTTTGAAATTCACAATTGACTCCATCCATTATCTCTCTCAAACCATTACGCATTAGCAACTAGGATGCGGTGATGATCAAGCTAACGCAACTAATATTGATGAAGCACCAAAACCCACCAAAGTCTCATCGCCGTTCATTTCTGTTACGCACTCCTCCGCCGCATCAGCCGTTTCAAAACTGACAAAGCCGAAGCCTTTTACTTTACCATCTTCACCAGTCATGACCTTAGCCGAAACTACAGTTCCATACTTGGTGAAAAGCTCTGTCAGCTGCTCATCATTCATCTCCTCGGGCAAATTTTTCACATACACATTGGTGAATTTCTTCACCTTGTCTCCCATCTGCTCTATTCTCTCTTTGCGTGACATAAAACGCCCTACAAACCTAGAGAAGCAATAAAAGATTAATGCAGTAAAACCAAAAGATATAGCAGGAGTGAAAGTAAAGGTGGAGTGAAAATATTGCCTGACATAAAACAGTAGGGGATATGAACATCCTACTTACACTTTCTTATCATTCAACAACATTCCGTTCACCTTTTCAATGGCACTTCTCGCTGCTTCCTCCGTTTCAAAATGTACGAAGCCATATCCTTTTGAGCCATTATCATCTGTGACAATCTACAAATGTGTAATACTCTTCTACATACGTGGACAAAGAAAGCAGAGAGTCAAAGGTGAACAATAGTATGTAGGTATGCATAGGCATGTACTGAACAGATAAGATTGAACAATTCTAATGGAAATCATTGCAGAATTGAGCTGCGAGTTGACGCTATCGATTATCTAAAAGCTATTTAAATATCAAGCTTCATAAATGTACAGATGCACATATAAAGAACTTAAGTTTAATCATCACCCGGCATGATCAAGacaaaaattgaaatgttttgaattttcacaattgttattaatatcaATAATGAATGTTTGGTAAACTGCAGTCCGCAGGGAAAGTACATTTATGCACACAAGCAATCAAATGGCAGTTAACTTAAATAGCATGAAAATGCTTACGAGGGGCTTTAGTACTATAAACAAACCATCCGAAATAAAATGTGATTACATTTGAAGTACGTGATCAAAGTAGGTAAAGAGAGTGCAAACTAATACAAACTAACTGGAGCACAATGCAACATCATCCCATCTTGCAACATCACCAACAGGTGTGCTTTTCTTGGCCCTCATATTCATACAACAATAACCACAAAATCTTCAAATCTTACTTTTGTACATAATAGTTATAGTggtacaatataaatatatacttgtaGCCAAGAATTTATCGTGTGCTATGTATTGAATATTAACAACATTGTAATAGCTTTAGTGGAGGATGGCAAGCTTACTTAGAGTTAGTTGGTAATTAGCCTTGTCAATCCTGTTATTTCGCAATCAAAAAATGCGTTTTACAGTAGAACAAGTTATCCATAACAATGTATAACAAGCAAGACTACATCGAGCTTCTGCAATAACGGATAGACAATCTCTGGGTCAACTTGCACACCTATCTTAAAGCTAATCTTGTTTGTACCTATGGCCAAGCATTTCAAGAGACACCCTCACAAAATCTCCAAAATGTTTGAGATGTTAAGACACTGCATCAATATTTCAGCCTATGTCATCTGTAGCATCGAAGTTATGCCCTCAGCTGAATGGGACCCACATAGCAATTTCCCAATGCGCTTAGCCACCTCGTATATGAAACTTTatattttgaaacaaatttaaacaaaaaagttgtACATCAACAGTAATGAGAACAGCATTAATATTTCATAAATTGTATGATTGCAATCGAGTTTGTTCGCTTCCCATTTACACAATTTCCAGTTTGATATATTGTAATGTAGTAAAATATGATTCCCACATAATTATTTCAGGTCTACTTGTTAACTTCTTTAGCAATTAAATTGCCTTTATCAAAAAAAACACAATCAACAAACGATTGCTAACACTTTTTGAACCTAATATTTAGTCCAACTATCAACAAATTCAAAATTTCTTTCAACAATTAATAGACATTCAAACCTGCCTTCAAGTTGATCTACTAGTATTGACCTGTCTGAAAATGCTAGCGTTTTTATGCTTTCAgcagtaaaatatatacaaatgtatactATGATGTTATCAGTGTTTAGCTATTTTGTACACAACAATGAAGTtagaaatgtaaaaattaacaactaaCATTATATAGGTTTGTAGTTACAGTTCTAAACAGCCATTAATAATGTAAGTTTGATTAAGAATTTTCATTATAAACAGCATGATAAATGAATGAGATGAATATGAGACTGTAGAACAAGTAATCACAATTACCTTGCAAGATAGGATGTTACCAAATGCAGAAAACGTATCATACAGCGCTTTGTTGTCAATCTGTTTGTCTAGATTCTTAATAAAAACATTGCCCACACCAGATTTTCTCAACGAAGGATCTCTTTGACTCCACATAATCCGACATGGTCGTCCCTTGATCGTGTCAAAGTTCATTGTGTCCAGAGCTCGCTCAGCTGAAAAAAAGGCAAAATGAGACACTTACCTATAAGGTGCCAACAAAGGATGGCCTTTTGAATGGTAACTGAAAACATAATGACAACTGgctatattaaaaatttataatcaTACCAAACAAAAGCTAATGTAGCGATATAATTGTCTGACATGATTGACTGTAGACTAGCACACAGCTTCGCAAATGTAGCATTACATATAAAGAGCATCACATATTACAACTATCCATTTCAACTATTCACATATAAATTTCTGAACAGTTCATCTCAATTACATTTATACCTAAGATATTTTTCAAACGAGCAAAAATAACCAATTCATGCAATTGAAATTAATCAACATTCATATCTGTTAAAAGATAAGACAGAACTACATTATACCATCTTGGGGTTGTTGGAAATTGACATATGCATATCCTAACGATCTTCTTGTAATCATATCTCTGCAGACTCGAATGGATAGCACAGGCCCAGCGCTggaaaatttttcaaacaacataGCTTCTGTGACATCAGGATGAAGATCTCCAACATACAGAGATGCCATTGGGTAAGGTTGAGCATTAGACCCTGGTGCTGGTTGATTTGCCGAAGCCTGTGTTTGGGGTGCTGTAGCATTCATGTTTTTTGTTGTCTGCAACataacaagttttaaaatcacaaattcattgtaattaataTGTACGATAAGTTTGATCCTTTAGCGTGAAGATGCATATATCGTCAAAAATTAGCGGCAAAACGAAAAGAAAAAATGGGCTTTAATAAACAGTTTAAAACTCGACACTGCTTATGTGAACTCGGTCACGTTAAAATAAGATATCATTTAAGCGATGCAAAATTATCGAACACAAGTCGAAATAAAATGcagacaaacattgaaaaatacaatgtttGACAGCCTAATATAAAACCGAAACGAGATAATACTTACATAATATGTAGCACTATATACACACTAATAAAAGTAATCTCCGATATTACCGCTTATACGAGAGCAATGTACtgctttgaaacattttcatgtcaAGTATACGCCTATAAGATTTAACAACAGCCGTTATGTCCTTACACTTACCTTCTACGGTAATACAATATCTGATCTTGTATGTCTTATAGTTTTATAGggatttttcaaatttttttgtaagCTTCGTACAAGCTTGGTGATTATCGAGTCGCCTCGTTGATCGCGCGTGACACGAAAGGAAAAAGACGAACAGACACTGCGCGACGTAACACGCAAGTCCATCTACTGAATTTGCATAaccttacaaaaataaaattatataaaattacgctaaattttaacaaaaaacttaatATGTGtcacaacaacaaaaacaaaaccaaTTTAGTTTTGCAACTTGTGAGGTgaacattttttgcaaaattgttacGCGCAAGGTTGTGTGCCAAACCACAAACTAACTGATTTTCACACTACAGTAGAAACGACAATCATAAGTACGATGTTTTGAGGGATTACATGTACCGCTGTATGCTGCCGAGTCCAGCAACAATGTTTGTTGTTTTCCGCTGTATGTTCAAGCGGCTCTGCAAGCAACTCCTTCAAGAGTTCTTATTAATTTTGTGTTGATTACTCGGCCAACGTCAAATGTCATGTAAATTGTTGTCGAATAAAAACAAACGAGTTTGTGATGAAGCTATTTCCAACTAAGTTATTTGATACGCATAAATTGCATATCTTTCTGTCATGAAATAATACATTTATTAGTCTGTCATAAGCGCTGAGTGGTAGGCACAGAATTTCATAGAACTGATGGCTTTGTGAAAACATTCAAAAATACTACAATGTCATATTGATGCAGGTTCGGTGTGCGGTTATATACCTGATTTGCTCATATCGTAAAtagataatattttttttattcaaataatagatttaaacaacaaaataatttttacctTGATATGCACGCAAGCCTATATAAATTGTAAAGCTGTGCATTTTTTCTTTGCAAATCTGCTTATTATTTTTCTAGACCGCAAAAAATCGTTTGCCAAGTAGGTAAGAACTCTTGCAGGACTCTTAATTGAATTTGGAGGCTTGACAAAGAAGAATGCATATAGGCAGCCACTCTTATTTTCAATGGAATCtgattataaaacaaaaaatccaactagtttataaatatattagttTTACTGCATTGTTAAATAGCAAATTTTGTGAAATAAGTCAAAAGTGGTTTGAAGTAGCTGTGAGGTAACATTACCGCCACTCATGTTCTCATCAGATTGaattactattttgttattgaaatggtgtatttttttaataaaagctttttcAAGTCTGGTCATCTATTGTTATAGTTCTGCGTTCATGTAGTTATTTTTGATAGGCAAGTTTAGAATACAGGCTCCCGTTTCGCATATAAATTTAATCACTATAAAAAGATAATTTTGTATTTACGTAAACTTTTTTTTTAGGTGAATGAAAATGGATTTGTTTTTCGTAATTCTATGTGTCACCCTGCCCTTGGTGTTTCTCATCAGACTTGCCTTCCTCCTTGGTACCCTCTGGAACAACCGAAGAACCAACACAAACATTCTGTCTGATGTTTCAACCACATCTGCTCACCTCATGGCTGTCTTAGGGTCTGGAGGACACACAAAAGAGCTACTTGTGTTTCTATCTGTTCTCGGGCCGAAGTTATCTCCTCGATCTTTCATTGTAGCAGAATCTGACCATCTAAGCGTTGATAAAATCCGACAACAGCAAAAGGAATCTCAAGATATTaattatgaaatatttaaattacCTCGCAGCCGTGAAATTCACCAATCATATTTATCGTCTATATTCACATCTATAAAGGCTCTCATGTTTGCAGTGCCTTTAGTTATCCGAGTAAAACCAGACATATTACTAGTAAATGGGCCAGGGACATGCGTTCCGGTATTGTTTACTTGCTTTTTAAtgaaatatttatacatttctCAAATCAAAATAGTGTACATTGAAAGTATATGCAGGGTTACCAGTTTATCGCTTAGTGGAAAGCTAGCTTATTATTTAGTTGATAGCTTTGTTGTCCAGTGGCCTGACTTAACGAGACGTTATTCTATGGCTTCGTATGTAGGAagacttttgtaactttttgttAATTTGATTATGCCGATTATATCCTGCCTGGCTTGTTAAAGATTGTGAGCTAATCGATAGCCTTCCTTAGTCTTATTTTTGCTTCAAATTAGACAGCTTGTTAGCcacattatattataactacTCCTTTGCACAATAGTGGTATAAACTTATTTTGCCTTACTGATGCTCGGCTTGATTTGTAATAGGTGAACTTGTGCATACCTACAAGTATTCTGCAGCCATGCTCCGGTTTTCGTTCCGTTTCTTTTACATAAAAGAAAGCAGATCTACAGTAACTAATCATACCAGCTAGTACACTGTAGCAGTTGTGTATAAATAAACTAGTACACTTTAGCTGCAGTGGATATAAACTAGCACACTCTTGCAGCTGTATATATAAGCTAGTACACTTTGGCAGCTGTGTATATCACCTATTACACTTTAGCCGCTGTATATATAAGCTAGTACACTCTAGCAGTTGTGTATATATAAGCTAGTGCACTCTAGCAGTTGTGTATATATAAGCTAGTACACTTTCGCAGTTGTGTTTATAAACTAGTACACTCTAGCAGTTGTGTATATAAACTAGTGCACTCTAGCAGTTGTGTATATATAAGCTAGTACACTCTAGCAGTTGTGTATATAAACTAGTGCACTCTAGCAGTTCTGTATATAAACTAGCACACTCTAGCCGCTGTGtatataaactagtacactCTAACCGTGGCATATATAAACTAGTGCACGCTAGCAGTTGTGTATATAAACTCATACGTTCTTGCagctgtatatatttatactagtaCACTTTAGCCGCTGTGGATATACACTAGTACACTAGCAGTTGTGTATATGTAAACTTGTACACTCTAGCcgctgtatatatattttctgttttaaCTTTCGTTGCTATGCTGAATTGGCTTTCttttcaagttttgtcaatcaGCTTTTTAAGGCAAGGCGCTTCTTCCACTTACATTAGATTCAAGGCCCAGCCACCTCTAAAAAGTCATGAAgaaaaatatgtacatgtactaggAATTTTGTGCCGACTCTTTCAAGCATTTAGTGCTACTTCACTGAGTTCCAGTAAGATATGGAAAACTTGAGGATGTTAAGGTATTAGACTTTAAAAAGATGTCTACTGTAGTGGCACAAAAAAACTTACCTTCCAGCTAGGATGTTGACGCCTTCAGCATTTTTCATTTAAGCTAAAACTGATCACGTCAGTGTTGATGGGCATGCATACTTGTAAATATTGACAACACTAATAAATGTATTAGAACAACCATACAATATTGTTCACAGTAAAATGGattcaaatatttattaaaaaaagaaaatttcacaTCAAAATTTTTATCACCATTGCTAATGTTAAGATCAGCAAGTAAAACACTAGCACCATTGATAAAATACAAGTATTTGATCAGTTGTTGCACTTCGGATGAACTACGTTTCCATTTGGTAATCGGACAAATGCGCTATCCTTGAACTTCTGATGGCAGACCTCACATCTCCTGCAATGACCAGATTACATCACTTTTCATCCGTAAATAATACATGATTC
The genomic region above belongs to Watersipora subatra chromosome 1, tzWatSuba1.1, whole genome shotgun sequence and contains:
- the LOC137385872 gene encoding polyadenylate-binding protein 1-like, which translates into the protein MNATAPQTQASANQPAPGSNAQPYPMASLYVGDLHPDVTEAMLFEKFSSAGPVLSIRVCRDMITRRSLGYAYVNFQQPQDAERALDTMNFDTIKGRPCRIMWSQRDPSLRKSGVGNVFIKNLDKQIDNKALYDTFSAFGNILSCKIVTDDNGSKGYGFVHFETEEAARSAIEKVNGMLLNDKKVFVGRFMSRKERIEQMGDKVKKFTNVYVKNLPEEMNDEQLTELFTKYGTVVSAKVMTGEDGKVKGFGFVSFETADAAEECVTEMNGDETLGRKLYVGRAQKKAERQAELRDRFERLKMERINRYQGVNLYVKNLDDNIDDERLRKEFSQYGNITSAKVMRDESAASKGFGFVCFSAPEEATKAVTEMNGRIIVSKPLYVALAQRKEDRKAHLAAQYMQKMSGIRLQPGGINMFPSGNYYIPTMQQPRGYMHAPTAAVAQTRPRWPAQVQPRFAPQGGPQLRQPPSNTARPITSQTTGASQQRAQAPAAQQPARQTIPQQQAQPQATARTPYNKYSTVVTRNQPVTPAPQSAVVVPGQEPLTAAMLASAPPAEQKQMLGERLFPLIATMHTDLAGKITGMLLEIDNAELLHMLESQESLKAKVDEAVVVLQAHQAKEAAAAKPPAQ
- the LOC137405510 gene encoding UDP-N-acetylglucosamine transferase subunit ALG14-like; protein product: MKMDLFFVILCVTLPLVFLIRLAFLLGTLWNNRRTNTNILSDVSTTSAHLMAVLGSGGHTKELLVFLSVLGPKLSPRSFIVAESDHLSVDKIRQQQKESQDINYEIFKLPRSREIHQSYLSSIFTSIKALMFAVPLVIRVKPDILLVNGPGTCVPVLFTCFLMKYLYISQIKIVYIESICRVTSLSLSGKLAYYLVDSFVVQWPDLTRRYSMASYVGRLL